From a region of the Actinomadura luzonensis genome:
- a CDS encoding winged helix-turn-helix transcriptional regulator → MPTTPVPRPRPGTRRPSRARLPDGHLASVYSAACPSRQALDRLADKWSVLLIGALERGPQRFGRLRDQIDGISEKMLAQTLRSLERDGLVARRPGPDRGVTYSLTPLGRTLREPMEAVRAWAERYIDDVERAREAADDPA, encoded by the coding sequence ATGCCCACCACTCCGGTCCCCCGCCCACGTCCGGGCACCCGCAGGCCCTCCCGCGCGCGCCTGCCCGACGGCCACCTGGCGAGCGTCTACAGCGCGGCCTGCCCCTCGCGCCAGGCCCTCGACCGGCTGGCCGACAAGTGGAGCGTGCTGCTGATCGGCGCCCTGGAGCGGGGGCCGCAGCGCTTCGGACGGCTGCGCGACCAGATCGACGGCATCAGCGAGAAGATGCTCGCCCAGACGCTGCGTAGCCTGGAACGTGACGGGCTGGTCGCCCGCCGTCCCGGCCCTGACCGGGGCGTCACCTACAGCCTCACCCCGCTGGGCCGTACGCTGCGCGAGCCGATGGAGGCCGTCCGCGCCTGGGCCGAGCGCTACATCGACGACGTCGAACGCGCCCGCGAGGCCGCCGACGACCCCGCGTGA
- a CDS encoding NAD(P)/FAD-dependent oxidoreductase, with product MTNDSTPHKIVVIGGGYAGTVAANHLQLRTDVDITLVNARPKFVERIRLHQFVAGDHDASVDYGTLLGDGIRLVVDNATRIDTASRRVELASGRALDYDYVIYAVGSTGAVPASVPGAAEFAYSVAEFECAERLRARLAELPADAAVTVAGGGLTGIETAAELAEQGRTVTLVCGGRLAPSLSEAGRRSVATWLSEHGVTVLKGNAVAEVRQDAVVLADGAVRHSALTVWTAGFGVPGLAAASGLRVDELGRLLTDETLLSVDDDRVVAAGDAASPSGRPLRMSCQAAVPLGVQAADTVLSRIAGTAPAVIDQAFKGSIISLGRHAATMQPAHADDTPLDTCVDGRRAAEIKEEFCRKAVTGIGMEARSPGAVVWQKSGPRAVPTAASA from the coding sequence ATGACGAACGACAGCACACCCCACAAGATCGTGGTCATCGGCGGCGGCTACGCGGGAACGGTCGCGGCCAACCACCTCCAGCTGCGCACCGATGTCGACATCACGTTGGTCAATGCCCGCCCGAAGTTCGTCGAACGGATCCGGCTGCACCAGTTCGTGGCCGGCGACCACGACGCCTCGGTCGACTACGGCACGCTGCTCGGCGACGGCATCCGGCTGGTGGTCGACAACGCCACCCGCATCGACACCGCCTCCCGCAGGGTGGAGCTGGCATCGGGCCGTGCGCTGGACTACGACTACGTCATCTACGCGGTCGGCAGCACCGGCGCGGTCCCCGCCTCGGTGCCGGGCGCGGCCGAGTTCGCCTACTCCGTCGCCGAGTTCGAGTGCGCCGAGCGGCTGCGCGCCAGGCTGGCGGAGCTGCCGGCCGACGCCGCGGTCACCGTGGCCGGCGGCGGGTTGACCGGCATCGAGACCGCGGCGGAGCTCGCCGAGCAGGGACGCACGGTCACCCTGGTCTGCGGCGGGCGCCTGGCCCCGTCGCTCAGCGAGGCCGGCCGCCGATCCGTCGCGACGTGGCTGTCCGAGCACGGCGTCACCGTGCTGAAGGGCAACGCGGTGGCCGAGGTCCGGCAGGACGCGGTCGTCCTGGCCGACGGAGCGGTACGGCACAGCGCGCTCACCGTCTGGACGGCCGGTTTCGGCGTGCCGGGCCTGGCGGCGGCCAGCGGGCTGCGCGTCGACGAGCTCGGCCGGCTGCTCACCGACGAGACGCTCCTCAGCGTCGACGACGACCGCGTCGTCGCGGCGGGTGACGCCGCCTCGCCGTCGGGCCGGCCGCTGCGGATGAGCTGCCAGGCCGCGGTCCCGCTCGGAGTGCAGGCCGCCGACACGGTGCTGAGCCGCATCGCGGGAACGGCACCGGCGGTGATCGACCAGGCCTTCAAGGGATCCATCATCAGCCTGGGCCGGCACGCCGCCACGATGCAGCCCGCCCACGCGGACGACACCCCCTTGGACACCTGCGTCGACGGGCGGCGGGCCGCCGAGATCAAGGAGGAGTTCTGCCGGAAGGCTGTCACGGGGATCGGCATGGAGGCCCGCAGCCCGGGTGCCGTCGTGTGGCAGAAGAGCGGGCCGCGGGCCGTGCCGACGGCGGCGTCCGCATGA
- a CDS encoding MarR family winged helix-turn-helix transcriptional regulator, whose translation MRHDLLDRLLSGDGGPAADHVGLGMLLAEAHNRSRERLNEALRPLRVDVRGLTVLLALPMYGPVSQRDLIAQMGIDKSTMVRLIDELEDGGLVSRERAPQDRRAYSIVLTPRGEQTLAQARRVTGQVGDHLFGWLTEPERRRLVELLRGLAEHSAAP comes from the coding sequence ATGCGCCATGACCTGCTCGACCGGCTCCTGTCCGGCGACGGCGGCCCGGCCGCCGATCACGTGGGGCTCGGCATGCTGCTGGCCGAGGCCCACAACCGGAGCCGCGAGCGGCTGAACGAGGCGCTGCGGCCGCTGCGGGTCGACGTCCGCGGGCTCACCGTGCTGCTCGCGCTGCCCATGTACGGCCCGGTCAGCCAGCGCGACCTGATCGCCCAGATGGGCATCGACAAGTCCACGATGGTCCGGCTCATCGACGAGCTGGAGGACGGCGGGCTGGTCTCCCGCGAACGGGCGCCGCAGGACCGGCGCGCGTACTCCATCGTGCTCACGCCCCGCGGCGAGCAGACCCTCGCGCAGGCGCGGCGGGTCACCGGACAGGTGGGCGACCACCTGTTCGGCTGGCTCACCGAGCCCGAGCGCCGCCGGCTCGTCGAGCTGCTGCGCGGCCTCGCCGAGCACTCCGCCGCACCGTGA
- a CDS encoding threonine/serine ThrE exporter family protein: MSEPARDAEANRAISLALRVGELMLGSGASTESVTNAMRAVARAYGVRRIEVDVNLSALTLSDVPDDGGLPVTAERRVRRREPDFAHLVALHDLVGEIVADELPLATARRRLRRIDRPAPVHPPWAAATAPALVAASAAVLTGGGPVVALAAFVATLLGDRAGSWLARRAVAEFFQTAVAAAVGTAAAVLMIWQQVPVRASAIVVGAVIALLPGRSLVACVQDGIAGEYVTATARLSEVVFVVTAVLSGIGLVLTFAVQAKVPISVEDAPSAPLSLSAPQLFGAFMLGLTFAVALRVPPRHIPPAAVGALVIWCVFVCLRWLGWPSVLATAVAAATIGVLGSLYGNRVRVPPMVFVIPAIGPLLPGSVLFRGMLKLNLGDVTGGTHFLIEALSAALAIGAGVILGVNVLRALHRTA; this comes from the coding sequence ATGTCCGAGCCTGCCCGGGACGCTGAGGCCAACCGCGCGATCAGCCTGGCGCTGCGCGTCGGCGAGCTGATGCTGGGGAGCGGAGCGAGCACCGAGAGCGTCACGAACGCCATGCGCGCCGTCGCCCGCGCGTACGGGGTGCGTCGCATCGAGGTAGATGTGAACCTGTCGGCGCTGACGCTGTCGGACGTCCCGGACGACGGCGGGCTGCCCGTCACCGCCGAGCGGCGGGTGCGCAGGCGCGAGCCGGACTTCGCCCACCTGGTCGCGCTGCACGACCTGGTCGGCGAGATCGTCGCGGACGAGCTGCCGCTGGCGACGGCCCGCCGCCGCCTGCGCAGGATCGACCGGCCGGCGCCGGTCCATCCGCCCTGGGCGGCGGCCACGGCGCCCGCGCTGGTCGCGGCCTCGGCGGCGGTCCTGACCGGCGGCGGCCCGGTGGTGGCGCTGGCCGCGTTCGTCGCCACCCTGCTCGGCGACCGCGCCGGCAGCTGGCTCGCCAGGCGGGCCGTCGCGGAGTTCTTCCAGACAGCGGTGGCCGCGGCCGTCGGGACGGCGGCCGCGGTGCTCATGATCTGGCAGCAGGTGCCCGTCCGGGCCTCGGCGATCGTCGTCGGCGCGGTGATCGCGCTGCTGCCCGGCCGGTCGCTGGTCGCCTGCGTGCAGGACGGCATCGCCGGCGAGTACGTCACCGCCACGGCCCGGCTGTCGGAGGTGGTGTTCGTCGTGACGGCCGTGCTGTCGGGGATCGGTCTCGTCCTCACCTTCGCGGTCCAGGCGAAGGTGCCGATCAGCGTGGAGGACGCGCCCTCGGCGCCGCTGTCGTTGTCGGCGCCGCAGCTGTTCGGGGCGTTCATGCTGGGGCTGACGTTCGCGGTGGCGCTGCGGGTGCCGCCCAGGCACATCCCGCCGGCGGCCGTCGGCGCCCTGGTCATCTGGTGCGTCTTCGTCTGCCTCCGCTGGCTGGGCTGGCCGTCCGTGCTGGCCACCGCCGTGGCGGCGGCCACGATCGGGGTGCTGGGATCGCTGTACGGGAACCGGGTGCGGGTGCCGCCGATGGTGTTCGTGATTCCCGCGATCGGGCCGCTGCTGCCGGGCTCGGTGCTGTTCCGGGGCATGCTGAAGCTGAACCTCGGCGACGTGACCGGCGGCACGCACTTCCTCATCGAGGCCCTGTCGGCCGCGCTGGCCATCGGCGCGGGCGTGATCCTGGGCGTCAACGTCCTGCGCGCTCTCCATCGCACGGCGTAA
- a CDS encoding RNA polymerase sigma-70 factor yields the protein MSTDEHAERFTLLRPLLFAIVYEILGSATESDDVLQDSYLRWAEVDLATVRDSKSYLARLVTRQALNALRAGARRREDYVGVWLPEPLLLDEHDASADVVLAESVSMAMLVVLETLTPYERAVFVLREVFGFDYDEIASAVGRSVATVRQVAHRAREHVRARRKRSEPAGSARTARVTERFMAAVTTGDMEGLLSLLAPDVTWTADGGGKVIAVRRPVVGAEKVAALLLGIVRPDLRIELVNCNNAPALVAYNGDHLEGVFLADVVDEKITQFYAIRNPDKLLALAAPRQISR from the coding sequence ATGAGCACCGACGAGCACGCCGAACGGTTCACCCTGCTGCGGCCGCTGCTGTTCGCGATCGTCTACGAGATACTCGGCTCGGCGACGGAGTCCGACGACGTGCTGCAGGACAGCTACCTGCGGTGGGCGGAGGTGGACCTGGCGACGGTCCGTGACAGCAAGTCGTATCTGGCGCGGCTGGTGACCCGCCAGGCGCTCAACGCGTTGCGGGCCGGCGCGCGCCGGCGCGAGGACTATGTCGGCGTGTGGCTGCCGGAGCCGCTGCTGCTCGACGAGCACGACGCGTCGGCGGACGTGGTGCTCGCCGAGTCGGTGTCGATGGCGATGCTGGTGGTGCTCGAGACGCTCACTCCCTATGAGCGGGCGGTGTTCGTCCTGCGCGAGGTGTTCGGCTTCGACTACGACGAGATCGCCTCAGCGGTGGGCAGATCGGTCGCGACGGTGCGTCAGGTGGCGCATCGGGCCCGGGAGCACGTGCGGGCGCGGCGCAAGCGCTCGGAGCCCGCCGGCTCGGCCAGGACGGCGCGGGTCACCGAGCGGTTCATGGCCGCGGTGACCACCGGCGACATGGAGGGGCTGCTCTCGCTGCTCGCGCCGGACGTCACCTGGACCGCCGACGGCGGCGGCAAGGTGATCGCGGTGCGCCGGCCGGTGGTGGGCGCGGAGAAGGTGGCCGCGCTGCTGCTGGGCATCGTCCGCCCGGACCTGCGGATCGAGCTCGTGAACTGCAACAACGCGCCCGCCCTCGTCGCCTACAACGGCGACCACCTGGAGGGTGTCTTCCTGGCCGACGTCGTCGACGAGAAGATCACCCAGTTCTACGCGATCCGCAATCCGGACAAACTCCTCGCGCTGGCGGCACCACGTCAGATCAGCCGATAG
- a CDS encoding FtsX-like permease family protein, with protein sequence MGNPLWLIARRTFAEGWLRLTATLLAALGSIALIAGSLQFALRAQEAVSGSDASEYARADVLVQGGTADPDDPYAPPDGRIRLDRVTSRPDVAAAAGDATVTVTAARPGGQAITAAAEGRTLLRPWVPDPRLNPYRLEAGRAPAADDEVAVVGHVSRAGELRVGDTMTLTLPHRTRQVRITGIVSVQGRGAVAAGDLVLAPPETVRRAAMLPEGTWQSLWLKAAPGVPADRLRANLARDLRGAATVRTAAAVRQAQRAAAAGEGASVAGVVGMLAAVAIFVGLFVVANTFGTLVRQRTRQLALLGAIGATPRQIGRLIRLEALALGAIAAVGGVAAGFPVAELIIGLFARDGFDVSASAPQYGWVALTLPAAAGILVTQAAAWRAAHRAAGVSPVQALRSSVTEPRERRWPRLLSASLILAGACAWYAVAVAVRASEPPGPDRTFVVALMILFGSLLAVTGLAVLTPFFVGPLGGLVGRAGTLVSGETGRLAHATITRSPRRVSAAASSLMLGVALVASVVLVTVSVQDRFREAGRQVMAAEHVIASTARTAEGAPAPLAREVAAMVTGRPGVSRAAALTRTEVRLVSPAGPAEPEEAAEPFRFLVSGIEQDGLRDVLRLGGRPPALRTGQIALSSAVLRERGLRRGQDVVVRGPQGRVTLTVAGAYHDPSHLFADQALVAPATMDLLDANAATQAVLVRGGSPERLARAVSGVPGVRVLGRDAYVEAASRSLTRALRATHTFVGMALLLALFGMATTVSMGVAERGREFGLLGAVGATMGQIRSVVRWEAAAVVALGTVLGLGFAMGTLALLHVTSGSSYLRPEPPWWLFPLVVAGAAVATLATSTLPARRAASVPVLEAAKAE encoded by the coding sequence GTGGGGAACCCTCTGTGGCTCATCGCGCGCCGGACGTTCGCCGAGGGCTGGCTGCGGCTGACCGCCACCCTCCTGGCGGCGCTGGGATCGATCGCGCTCATCGCGGGCTCGCTGCAGTTCGCGCTGCGCGCGCAGGAGGCGGTGTCGGGCAGCGACGCCAGCGAGTACGCCCGCGCGGACGTGCTGGTGCAGGGCGGCACGGCGGACCCGGACGACCCGTACGCGCCACCGGACGGCCGGATCCGGCTCGACCGCGTCACCTCCAGGCCGGACGTGGCGGCCGCCGCCGGCGACGCCACGGTGACGGTGACCGCCGCGCGCCCCGGCGGGCAGGCGATCACGGCCGCCGCCGAGGGCCGTACCCTGCTGCGCCCCTGGGTGCCCGACCCGCGGCTGAACCCCTACCGGCTGGAGGCGGGACGCGCCCCCGCCGCCGACGACGAGGTCGCGGTCGTCGGGCACGTGTCGCGCGCCGGGGAGCTGCGGGTCGGCGACACCATGACGCTGACGCTGCCGCACCGGACGCGCCAGGTGCGGATCACCGGGATCGTCAGCGTCCAGGGCCGGGGCGCGGTGGCCGCGGGCGACCTGGTGCTGGCCCCGCCCGAGACCGTACGGCGGGCCGCGATGCTGCCCGAGGGCACCTGGCAGAGCCTCTGGCTGAAGGCCGCGCCGGGCGTGCCCGCCGACCGGCTGCGCGCCAACCTGGCCCGCGACCTGCGCGGCGCCGCCACCGTGCGCACCGCCGCCGCCGTACGCCAGGCGCAGCGCGCCGCCGCCGCCGGTGAGGGCGCCTCCGTCGCCGGGGTCGTCGGCATGCTCGCCGCTGTGGCGATCTTCGTCGGGCTGTTCGTGGTGGCCAACACCTTCGGCACCCTCGTCCGGCAGCGCACGCGGCAGCTCGCGCTGCTCGGCGCGATCGGCGCCACCCCGCGGCAGATCGGCAGGCTCATCCGGCTGGAGGCGCTGGCGCTGGGCGCGATCGCCGCCGTGGGCGGCGTGGCCGCCGGCTTCCCGGTCGCCGAGCTGATCATCGGGCTGTTCGCGCGGGACGGCTTCGACGTCTCGGCCTCCGCCCCCCAGTACGGCTGGGTCGCGCTGACCCTGCCCGCCGCGGCCGGGATCCTGGTCACCCAGGCCGCCGCGTGGCGGGCGGCGCACCGGGCCGCGGGCGTCTCGCCCGTCCAGGCGCTGCGCAGCAGCGTCACGGAACCCCGGGAACGCCGCTGGCCACGGTTGCTGTCCGCGTCCCTGATCCTCGCGGGCGCCTGCGCCTGGTACGCGGTGGCCGTCGCGGTCCGCGCGAGCGAGCCGCCCGGCCCGGATCGCACGTTCGTCGTCGCCCTGATGATCCTGTTCGGGTCGCTGCTGGCCGTGACCGGGCTGGCCGTGCTCACGCCGTTCTTCGTCGGGCCGCTCGGCGGGCTGGTGGGCCGCGCCGGGACGCTGGTCAGCGGCGAGACCGGACGGCTGGCGCACGCCACCATCACGCGCAGCCCGCGCCGGGTCTCGGCGGCGGCCTCCTCCCTGATGCTCGGCGTCGCGCTGGTCGCCTCGGTGGTGCTGGTCACGGTGTCGGTGCAGGACCGTTTCCGCGAGGCGGGCCGTCAGGTGATGGCGGCCGAGCACGTGATCGCCTCGACCGCGAGGACCGCCGAGGGCGCGCCCGCGCCGCTGGCCAGGGAGGTCGCGGCGATGGTCACGGGCCGGCCCGGGGTGTCCCGCGCGGCGGCCCTGACCCGGACCGAGGTCAGGCTGGTCTCCCCCGCTGGCCCGGCGGAACCGGAGGAGGCGGCCGAGCCGTTCCGCTTCCTGGTCAGCGGCATCGAGCAGGACGGGCTGCGTGACGTCCTGCGGCTGGGCGGCCGGCCGCCCGCGCTGCGCACCGGGCAGATCGCGCTGTCGTCGGCCGTCCTGCGGGAACGGGGGCTCCGGCGCGGCCAGGACGTCGTCGTGCGCGGCCCGCAGGGCCGGGTCACGCTGACGGTGGCGGGCGCCTACCACGACCCCTCCCACCTGTTCGCCGACCAGGCGCTGGTGGCCCCGGCGACGATGGACCTGCTCGACGCCAACGCCGCCACCCAGGCGGTCCTCGTGCGCGGCGGCTCGCCGGAGAGGCTGGCGCGCGCCGTGTCCGGGGTGCCGGGTGTCCGCGTGCTCGGGCGGGACGCGTACGTGGAGGCGGCGTCGCGGTCGCTCACCCGCGCGCTGCGCGCGACGCACACCTTCGTCGGCATGGCGCTGCTGCTGGCGCTGTTCGGGATGGCGACCACGGTGTCGATGGGCGTCGCCGAGCGCGGGCGGGAGTTCGGCCTGCTGGGCGCCGTGGGCGCGACCATGGGGCAGATCCGCTCGGTCGTGCGCTGGGAGGCGGCGGCCGTGGTCGCTCTCGGCACGGTCCTCGGCCTCGGGTTCGCGATGGGGACGCTGGCGTTGCTGCACGTGACGAGCGGCAGCTCCTACCTGCGCCCGGAACCGCCGTGGTGGTTGTTCCCGCTGGTCGTGGCGGGTGCGGCGGTGGCGACGCTGGCGACCTCGACGTTGCCCGCGCGCCGCGCCGCCTCCGTGCCCGTCCTGGAGGCCGCCAAGGCGGAGTGA
- a CDS encoding ArsR/SmtB family transcription factor yields the protein MPGSPTRQLFHPDVADLVLTDVLFALSDPARLEITRRLAEGPLEVAACRPTGADMPKSTLSHHIKILREAGVVRNDPHGRQRYVSLRRQDLELRFPGMLDPILRAAPVGGQD from the coding sequence ATGCCTGGATCGCCGACCCGTCAGCTCTTCCACCCCGACGTCGCCGACCTCGTCCTGACCGACGTGCTGTTCGCGCTGAGCGACCCGGCCCGCCTGGAGATCACCCGGCGGCTCGCCGAAGGGCCGCTGGAGGTCGCGGCCTGCCGGCCCACCGGGGCCGACATGCCCAAGTCGACCCTGTCGCACCACATCAAGATCCTGCGCGAGGCCGGCGTCGTACGCAACGACCCGCACGGCCGCCAGCGCTACGTCAGCCTGCGCCGCCAGGACCTGGAGCTGCGCTTTCCCGGCATGCTCGACCCCATCCTGCGCGCGGCCCCGGTCGGCGGCCAGGACTGA
- a CDS encoding NUDIX domain-containing protein, which translates to MSDRTHARMGQNVPMTISAAGSGPVRIVTAVLRDGDRVLLCHRSAGRRWYPDVWDLPGGHVEEGEDPKESLVRELREELGITVSEPSGPPMHEIRTATFAMQIWLIDKWAGTPVNAAPDEHDAVAWFHRPAWCGWTHL; encoded by the coding sequence GTGAGCGACCGGACGCATGCCCGCATGGGTCAGAATGTGCCGATGACGATCTCCGCTGCCGGCTCCGGTCCCGTCCGGATCGTGACGGCCGTTCTTCGCGACGGCGATCGGGTGCTGCTGTGTCATCGAAGCGCCGGACGCCGTTGGTATCCCGATGTGTGGGACCTGCCGGGCGGTCATGTCGAGGAGGGGGAGGATCCGAAGGAGAGCCTGGTCCGCGAGCTTCGGGAGGAGCTGGGCATCACGGTCTCGGAGCCGTCCGGCCCGCCGATGCACGAGATCCGGACGGCGACGTTCGCCATGCAGATCTGGTTGATCGACAAGTGGGCCGGGACACCCGTCAACGCCGCGCCGGACGAGCACGACGCCGTGGCGTGGTTCCACAGGCCGGCCTGGTGCGGATGGACGCACTTGTAA
- a CDS encoding SDR family NAD(P)-dependent oxidoreductase, which produces MLLENKNAIIYGAGGFVGGAVARAFAAEGARVFLAGRTGAALETVARKIRASGGVAGVATVDVLDEDAVEAHADAVAREAGSIDVSFNAVSLPQTGIQGTRLVDLPSGGFDLPMTTYPKAAFLTARAAGRRMTGQGSGVILTITASPSRSALPLMGGMAPAWAAVESLTRGLAAELGPRGVRVVCLNAAGMPETPQLAEVYGLHAAAHGITAEEFHTRMTGRTFNRRLPTVAEIADTAVFVASDRGNAISGAIVNLTGGMVVD; this is translated from the coding sequence GTGCTGCTCGAGAACAAGAACGCGATCATCTACGGAGCGGGCGGCTTCGTCGGAGGCGCGGTCGCCCGCGCCTTCGCCGCCGAGGGAGCGCGCGTGTTCCTCGCCGGGCGCACCGGCGCCGCGCTGGAGACGGTCGCCCGCAAGATCCGGGCCTCGGGCGGCGTCGCCGGCGTCGCCACGGTGGACGTACTGGATGAGGACGCCGTGGAGGCGCACGCCGACGCGGTGGCACGGGAGGCGGGCTCGATCGACGTCTCCTTCAACGCCGTCAGCCTCCCGCAGACCGGCATCCAGGGCACCCGGCTGGTCGACCTGCCCAGCGGCGGCTTCGACCTGCCCATGACCACCTACCCCAAGGCCGCCTTCCTGACCGCCCGGGCCGCCGGCCGGCGGATGACCGGCCAGGGGTCGGGCGTGATCCTGACGATCACGGCGAGCCCGTCACGCTCCGCACTCCCTCTCATGGGCGGCATGGCCCCGGCGTGGGCCGCGGTCGAGTCGCTGACGAGGGGGCTGGCCGCCGAGCTGGGGCCGCGGGGCGTCCGCGTCGTGTGCCTCAACGCGGCCGGCATGCCCGAGACGCCGCAGCTCGCGGAGGTGTACGGCCTGCACGCCGCCGCCCACGGCATCACCGCCGAGGAGTTCCACACCCGCATGACCGGCCGGACGTTCAACAGGCGGCTCCCCACGGTCGCCGAGATCGCCGACACGGCCGTCTTCGTCGCCTCCGACCGCGGCAACGCGATCAGCGGGGCGATCGTCAACCTCACCGGCGGCATGGTCGTCGACTGA
- a CDS encoding ABC transporter ATP-binding protein yields the protein MTGAQAGADEVMSAAKVVKTYGAGDGAVSALRGVSATFVRGRFTAIMGPSGSGKSTFLHCLAGLDTVTSGAVVVGGIDLTGLSRTRLTELRRDRMGFVFQSFNLLPMLTAEENIRLTVRLAGRRVEQGWFDTVVDALGLRARLAHRPAELSGGQQQRVAVARALLSRPEVLFADEPTGNLDSRSGAEVLGFLRAAVDDYRQTVVMVTHDPVAAAYADRVLFLADGTIADELTEPTIDAVHTRMRKIED from the coding sequence ATGACCGGGGCCCAAGCCGGCGCCGACGAGGTGATGAGCGCGGCGAAGGTGGTCAAGACGTACGGCGCCGGCGACGGCGCGGTGAGCGCGTTACGCGGGGTCTCCGCCACGTTCGTCCGGGGCCGGTTCACCGCGATCATGGGTCCGTCGGGGTCGGGGAAGTCGACGTTCCTGCACTGCCTGGCCGGTCTGGACACCGTGACGTCCGGCGCCGTCGTCGTCGGCGGGATCGACCTCACCGGCCTGTCGCGCACGCGGCTCACCGAGCTGCGCCGCGACCGCATGGGCTTCGTCTTCCAGTCGTTCAACCTCCTGCCGATGCTGACCGCCGAGGAGAACATCCGCCTGACCGTGCGGCTGGCGGGCCGTCGCGTCGAGCAGGGATGGTTCGACACGGTGGTGGACGCGCTGGGGCTGCGCGCGCGGCTGGCGCACCGGCCCGCGGAGCTGTCCGGCGGCCAGCAGCAGCGGGTCGCCGTGGCGCGGGCGCTGCTGAGCAGGCCGGAGGTGCTGTTCGCCGACGAGCCGACGGGCAACCTGGACTCCCGTTCCGGCGCGGAGGTGCTGGGCTTCCTGCGCGCGGCCGTCGACGACTACCGGCAGACCGTCGTCATGGTGACGCACGACCCGGTGGCCGCCGCGTACGCCGACCGCGTGCTGTTCCTGGCCGACGGGACGATCGCGGACGAACTGACCGAACCCACCATCGACGCCGTGCACACCCGCATGCGCAAGATCGAGGACTGA
- a CDS encoding MBL fold metallo-hydrolase, with protein MLDAAPRARITLGTTTVTYLPDGEAHLDPGVIFPTSGPDGWAAHAPYLDADGRLPVSIGSFLVDTGAHRVLVDLGLGAVAFEVPGIGSFRGGALLDSLAAEGLRPGDVDTVVFTHLHHDHVGWTSDVAPAPGKAPAAPGSGLTFGGARHLVDRAEWEHWLGIDEVIGPDPLAVRKPLGEVVEYVRRGEPIVPGVLAVATPGHTPGHLSLLVTDPGTDRRLLVLGDVMHTQAQVSEADWSFVLDVDAEQGIRTRRALLEDYQDERTLVAGGHFAGTVFGRFLPARPLHRWAAAPHAGSSAASRARSTSSM; from the coding sequence ATGCTCGACGCGGCACCACGCGCTCGGATCACCCTCGGGACGACCACCGTCACCTACCTGCCCGACGGGGAGGCGCATCTCGACCCAGGCGTCATCTTCCCCACCTCCGGCCCGGACGGCTGGGCCGCCCACGCGCCCTACCTCGACGCCGACGGCAGGCTGCCGGTCAGCATCGGCTCGTTCCTCGTCGACACCGGCGCGCACCGGGTGCTGGTGGACCTCGGGCTGGGGGCGGTCGCGTTCGAGGTGCCGGGGATCGGCTCGTTCCGCGGCGGAGCGCTGCTCGACAGCCTGGCCGCGGAGGGGCTGCGGCCGGGCGACGTCGACACCGTCGTGTTCACCCACCTGCACCACGACCACGTCGGCTGGACCAGCGACGTCGCCCCCGCCCCGGGCAAGGCGCCCGCCGCGCCCGGGAGCGGCCTGACGTTCGGCGGCGCGCGGCACCTCGTGGACCGGGCCGAGTGGGAGCACTGGCTCGGCATCGACGAGGTCATCGGGCCCGACCCGCTGGCCGTGCGCAAGCCGCTCGGCGAGGTGGTCGAGTACGTCCGGCGGGGCGAGCCGATCGTGCCCGGCGTGCTGGCGGTCGCCACGCCCGGGCACACCCCCGGCCACCTCAGCCTGCTGGTCACCGACCCGGGCACGGACCGCCGGCTGCTCGTCCTCGGCGACGTCATGCACACGCAGGCGCAGGTCAGCGAGGCGGACTGGAGCTTCGTCCTCGACGTGGACGCCGAGCAGGGCATCAGGACCCGCCGCGCCCTGCTGGAGGACTACCAGGACGAGCGCACGCTCGTCGCGGGCGGCCACTTCGCCGGCACGGTGTTCGGCAGGTTCCTGCCGGCGCGGCCCCTGCATCGCTGGGCCGCCGCCCCTCACGCGGGGTCGTCGGCGGCCTCGCGGGCGCGTTCGACGTCGTCGATGTAG
- a CDS encoding NADPH-dependent FMN reductase: MLPAQLVDLDPPLLDEVMPAFDAYVFVTPEYNHSTSGALKNALDFLYAEWNNKSAGFVSYGVNGGTRAVEHLRLMMGELQIADVRAQVTLRLLTDFRPAAQQENAVDTMLDQVIAWGLALRPLRGPALGRG, translated from the coding sequence GTGCTGCCCGCTCAGCTTGTCGACCTCGACCCGCCATTGCTGGATGAGGTGATGCCGGCCTTCGACGCCTACGTGTTCGTGACGCCCGAGTACAACCACTCGACCTCCGGCGCCCTGAAGAACGCCCTCGACTTCCTGTACGCCGAATGGAACAACAAATCAGCCGGATTCGTCAGCTACGGCGTCAACGGCGGCACCCGAGCGGTGGAGCACCTGCGGCTGATGATGGGTGAACTGCAAATCGCCGACGTACGCGCTCAGGTCACGCTCAGGCTGCTCACCGACTTCAGGCCGGCGGCGCAGCAGGAGAACGCGGTCGACACCATGCTGGACCAGGTCATCGCCTGGGGCCTGGCACTGCGGCCACTGCGCGGGCCCGCGCTCGGCCGAGGCTAG